The window AGTAAAAACTGTTTCTTTTATTTAATTCTTTTACCATGTTTAATAAAAGAACAATCGTCCCCGACGAACAACCTCAATCTGATTTGACAAAAGCATTGTGGAATAAGATTGACCTTCAAATCTCAACGTTTTATGGGGCATCACGATCAGAAAGGGCTCAGATGGAAGTCGGCAAACTCATTAACCTACTTAACCCAATCAAAACCCAAAAACACGAAGGTTCTAAAAGTAATCTATCCCGTATTGAATTGGTTCTCCAGCTTTTTGCTGCTGTACTTGACTCTCTTCTTTTAAAGGAGCCCAATTTCTATTTAGTCCGCGAAACACGAAGGGAACTACAAGATCTTGTCAAAGGCCGGTGGCGGCTTTCCAAATGGTTTAATGCTCGTCAACCATCATCAAAGGTTTTGTGGGGATTAGCTATAACCCTATTATTTATAGGCTACTTTCAATGGCGTTTTGTAAAAGATGTTGCATTTGCTTCAAATTTGGAACAACAACATTTGAGTATCGTCATTTGGTTTGGCAACATTGGTAGTGTTGTTAGTCCCCACCGCCGTATTATTAATCACCCCATAGTCGGTCTTCAGCCAGACCTCGTACTCCCGCACGAAGTGCAGGTCCAACGCATCCAGCCGGATATCCTCCTCGCCTGAACGCAGCTTCATAAAACGCTTGAGCGCTTTCCAGGAAGTGTTGTATTTATGGATGGTGCTGTAGGTATAATCCTTGCCCAGCAAACGGGCGACCTGGTCATAGTGGTAATGCCAGACCTCGCTCAGCGTCCGGGCCGGGAACAGTTCTTCGCCCTGCATCAGCCGCCGGATATCGGTAGCGG is drawn from Mucilaginibacter ginsenosidivorax and contains these coding sequences:
- a CDS encoding phage integrase SAM-like domain-containing protein — protein: MQLRGNGQKELWSTQRKCLREHWDVRAKRVCGGPKGEVRDINAWLEVLHSPVFQCRQELYGTGKPFTATDIRRLMQGEELFPARTLSEVWHYHYDQVARLLGKDYTYSTIHKYNTSWKALKRFMKLRSGEEDIRLDALDLHFVREYEVWLKTDYGVINNTAVGTNNTTNVAKPNDDTQMLLFQI